GGCAATGATACTTATAGTAGGACTATTTATTTTAACAGGATGTATATTTGTTTTAATAGTTAATTTTTTATTAGCTAAGTCTAATCTAGAAAGAATATTATATATTAACAGCTTAACTAATTTAGTATCTCTATTTATTGTATTTATTGGTATAAGTCATTACACTAGGTATTTTATTGATATATCAATAATCTACCTACTATTAAGCTTTATTGCAACGAATGCATATATGAAGTTTTATTTAAAAATTAATTATTGAAAACAATCTGTTACTTAATATTTAGCACATGAGTATATACTATGTTAAGCCAAATGATGATTTCCTATTTTTACTAGCTAATTTTTTATTAAAAAATTACACATCATCACTTGATAAGGTTAAGGTTATATTACCTTATAGTCAACAATGTCAGGAACTCAAAAAAATAATAATGCTTACAGCTCGAAAAGAAGCTATGTTATTACCAGATGTGTTAACATTAAAACAACTTATTACTTCTTTTATTGCTGCTAGTAACTACTCGTTATCTATTTGTTGCCAGTTAAGTTCTCATGAACAAGAAGCAGCACTTTCTAAAATTATTCAACAACATAATCAACAACCGATTCGTTTATGTGATGCTCTTAAGTTAAGTGGAAAATTATTACAGCTTTTTCAACAATTAGAAAGTCAACAAATCAATCTAACTCAATTAAAAGATTTTGTTGATCAAATGGATAGTTCAGAATACTGGCAAAATACATATAAATTCTTAAGCTTTGCATATATTGAGTGGAGTAAATTATATAGTAACAGCAGTTGTGATAGTAAAAGCGATATTTTTTTACAACTACAAGATTTATTAAAATCTAACCTCAGTTCAAATGTAGTTATCTTAGCAGGGTTATTACCAACTAGTAAGCTAGAGCTAGTAATTTTTAAAGGAGTACTTTCTTGTAAGCTTGGCCATGTAATTTTACCACCAATTTATTTAGAAGAATTATGCTATAGTGTAAAAAATTCTAGTGATACTTTATATGATTTTCAGTATTTTGTTAAATCATGCAATATTTCACTAGATGATATAACATATCTAGCTAAAGAAATAGCATTATCAACAAAAAATAAACCTATACAATTATCAGAGTTTTTAGGTTTACCAAAATTAAACTTAGTATCTGATGCTGATGCTACTAAGTTTAACAGTAATATTCCTATTGATATTGAATATGTTAAGGTTAACAGTCAATATGATGAGGCAAAGTTGGTTGCAGCTATGATTCATAACTATTTAATCAAAGCTAATACTCAACATAATAAAATTTTAGTTGTTACTACTACTCCAAGCTTTACTACTTTGCTAACTATGCACTTAAGCAAGTATCAGATAAACTATGCTAATCTTACAAATGTTGATATTAAGCAATTATTAGAAATAAATTTTATACTAGTATTAGCAGATTTAGTATCTAGCAATTTTAGCATTAGTAAATTTATTAATTTAATTAAAACTTCATTACTTACTAGTAGTAGCAGTAATAAATTTGAAAACCTAATTTTAAAAAATAAATTTCAACAATCAGAACTTAAACAGATTTTACTTGATTTAACCATTAGTAAAGATGATAGCGAATTGCAAAAATGGGCTACTTTTATTCTTAGCGCTTTAGATGATTTATGGATATATTATAATAGCAACACTATTTTGTGTGATCAACTGATTATAGGTTTATTGCAAGCAGCTGAAAATTTGACAGAAGGAAAAATTTGGCAATTTCAATTTAGTAAAAGAATATCTGATGTTCTAAAAGAAGTTATTCATATTGCTAAGCAGTTTGGGAATATTGATATTAGAGATTTTAGCAATGTTCTTACAGAATTGGTTACTATGATTAAATTTAATTATGAACATGATTATAATGCTAATGTTGTTATTACAGGCGCAGATAGCGCTATATTATTAAGTGCAGATTATATTATTATACCAGAATTTAATAATGATCATTGGCCTGGTAACTCAATTCAAAATCCATGGCTTAACCAAGCTATATACAGTAAGTTAGGATTAATTGAACGTAATGCTCATTATGATAGAAAACAATATATATTATATACTATATTACAGAAAGCTCATGTTAGTTTGATCAATTCTCAATTTACTGCATCAGGTAAGACTACAGATTCTCAATTTATCTTAAAATTACAACTTCTTGCTTTTAAAAATCCTTTAATTCGCATTAGAGTAAATGACTTAAAGCTTCAACATAATCAAAATTATACTTCTGTGGATAATAAATCTACAACATTCCAAATATCGCCTGGCATTTTACTGTCTAGTGCTGATATAGTCAAAACGATATCTGCAACAGATATTGAAATGCTAATTAGAAATCCTTATGGATTTTACGCTAAAAATATATTAAGACTAAAACCAGTAATACTAAATGATGATCAATTAACACAAGCAAAATTTGGCGACTTTATTCATAAGGTAATTCATAGGTATACTATTTGCTACAAAGATATGGAGGAAAGTAAATTAATAAACTATTTTATTGATATAGGTAAACAATTAATAGATTGTTACAACTGTAGTTCATTTGCTAAAATGATATGGCTAACTAAGCTGCATCAATTAGCTGAGGAATTTGTGAGATTTGATATGGAGAGGAGAAATGAAGGATTTAAGATTTTTTCAGAACAGTCAGGACAAATTTCACTAAATATTAATAATAATGCGCTAAATATTATAGCTATAGCAGATAGAATAGAATATTCACAAAATGGTGAATGCTACATTATCGATTTTAAAACTGGTACAGTTCCTAATAAAAAAGAAGTACAGCAGGGAATAGCAACTCAATTAATTATTGAAAGTATTATACTATATCGAGGTGGGTTTAAAAACTTACCTGCAATGATGCCTAATAAAATAATTTATATTAAAATTACTTCTACTAAGCCATTACTTGAGTTTACAGAAATAACAGTAGATCAAGAAATGTTAGATAAACATGAGTTAGGCTTAGTAGAGTTACTGCAATATTACATTAAAGACGGAGGAGTATTTTTTCCTTCTCCTGTTGATAAGTTAGCTCCAAAATATAATAATTATAAGCATTTAGCACGTTATTTAATTTAAATGTAATTACAAATATTAAACTTATAGCAACATAAGAAGTTAATATATAGCATAAATCAAAAAGATAGCTGTTGTGTATTTTCAAATTTTTCAGAGCAGGATTCATATCATTCTCTGGAAAGAAATATTATTTGTTTTACTGCTGATACTAACTTACATCTTGTAAAAAGTTTTTGTTATAGACTTCATTGTTATATAATATCAATAATAATAATGGTTAATAAGATTAAGATGGTTGCTACTATACTTAAGCTGTTACTTAGCTCTAAGTTATTACTTAATCTTAGAATTTTAGGAAATTGTAATTTTGATTGCCAAGAAAAGAATTTATTGCTGCATAAATCAATAAAATTATAAGCTTTATTATATAGGATATTTTCTGGCAGTAGTACTTTTCCTGAAATTTTTGTAGGACAGCTAACATAGCTAGCAATGAGTCCAGCAGTAATTATTGTTAGTTGTTGCAATAGGTAGGTAAAATCTGCGATATAGAAATATAGTATTAAATTAATAGTAATGAAGCATATAATTGCAATGTATTCTGCTATATTAATATATTTTGTACCATCTATTCCATATACTTGAGAAAATTTTATTATTCTGACATTTTTGCAGATCGACGTCAAAGGAATACATAATAGCTGTGTTGCCATAATAATATTGAGGAAATAAATAATATTATTATTTTTTAATGCTAATACATTAGTATAGTAAAAGGTTGTAAAAGGGGTAGCAAAAAATAATGCTAAACTATAACCAATAGCAATTAGTAGAACTGGATCTATAGTAACCATCTTATTACTAAAATCAGTAAAGGAAGTTAAGGTATATTTATCTTTTAACCAACCACATATTAACATAATAACGCATTGGCACGGAATATAGCTTATGCATAAAAGCATTAGGACTGCTTCTTGATTATAATTACTTAATGCATTGTAATCAGTGTTATGTTCATATATTCCAAGCATTACAAGTATAATGCCAGTTTTTGCAATAGAGGAGTATGAGAAAGATCTTTTAATTTCATTTTCTAGAATAGAATAAATAATACCAAATGCAGTTATAAATATACCAATTATTATTAATATTTTTAATCCTAGGAATAGTTTGAATATCCATATTAAATTTATTGTAGTAGTTAGCATTGATAAATAAACACTTGCTGTTGTTTTACTTATAGAATAGCTATCTACTAACCAATATGAAAATATCGGGCAAGCAATATTTATCAGTAACCCTAGTAATATAACTATTGCAGCTAAAGTTAGGTAGCTATTATATTCAAAATCTTCTATCAACTTAGCCAAATTAGTAATTGGTAACCCATATGAACTAATTATAATGCTGCTACCTGCTAATATTAACATAATACTTAATGAATGTACTATTAAGTACTGGTAAGATGTTTCAATTTGAGATTCATTGCTTTTATTATATATCATTAAAACTGCTGCTAAAGATGCAAATTCTAAGCTATAAACCATAGTTGAAAAATCTACTGACAGCATTGAAATAATACTAATTCCAGTATATAACATAGCTATAATTACGCTAAAGTTGCTACAATGTTGGTTTTTCCAAGCTGATAAATTAATACAGCTAGAACATAACAAAATACATAAACATGCTATTTTATTATAGTAGTTATATTGAAAGGAAAACTGCCATATTTCATAAAAATTATAGTACACACTTTCTGGTTGCGCACTACATATGATAGCTGCTATAACTGGTAAAAAGACAGCTAACATATTGAAGATTTTAAAGTATCTAAAGATATATAATATTGCAGACGATAATATTAAAAAAATACCTGGATGTAACAATATTTCTTGAAAGCTAGCTTTTTCCATTATTCCGCTCATTATAGGAGTAGTTTTGTCTCAAAAAACTACTAAAAAATATTTTAGTTATTAAATTTAAAATTCAATATTTAGAGATTATGTAATAAATTATACATTGTTTGCCCGATTTTTGCAGGAGATTCTGCAATACAAACTCCAGCGCTTTTTAATGCTTCTAATTTACTGCTGGCAGCTCCTTTTTCTCCATCTATTATTGCTCCAGCATGTCCCATTCTTTTGCCAGGAGGAGCAGTTACTCCAGCTATAAATCCTACTATTGGTTTCTTAATTCTAGATGATTTTAAGAAATCTGCTGCTTCTTCTTCTGCGCTGCCACCTATCTCTCCAATAATAATTATTGCTTTGGTATCATCATCTGCTAGAAATAATTCTAAACAATCAACAAAACTAGTACCATTAATTGGATCTCCACCAATACCAATACATGTTGATTGACCTAATCCAACTTCTGTAGTTTGAGCTACTGCTTCATAAGTTAAAGTTCCAGAACGAGAGATAATTCCTATTGAACCTGCTTTATGAATATGTCCTGGCATAATTCCAATTTTACATTGCTCTGGAGTAATAATCCCTGGACAATTTGGTCCTATTAACCTAGTTTTACTTCCTTTCAATACTTGCTTAATTTTTAACATATCAAGCACTGGAATACCTTCTGTAATACAAACTAACAATTCTATACCAGCATCAATAGCTTCAAATATAGAGTCAGCAGCAAAAGCTGGAGGAACATATATTACACTAGCAGTAGCTCCGGTTTTTTGAACAGCCTCATCAACAGAATTGTATACTGGTAAATTCAAGATAGTTTGGCCTCCTTTACCTGGAGTAACTCCTCCAACCATTTTAGTTCCATATTTTAATGCTTGCTCAGTATGAAAAGTTCCTTGAGCGCCTGTTATACCTTGACATATAACTTTAGTATTTCTATCAACCAATACTGACATACATTTTTCCTTATTTAACTAACTGCTTCAACTATTTTTCTAGCAGCATCATCTAAATCATTAGCTGCTACTATTTGTAATTTTGAATTACTTAATATTTCTTTACCAAGTTCAAAGTTAGTACCAGCTAATCTAACAACCAAAGGTATAGATAAATTTATTTCCTTAGCTGCTGCTAATACTCCTTCAGCAATAATATCACATCGCATAATTCCTCCAAAAATGTTAATTAATATTCCTTTAACATTTTGATCAGATGATATAATTTTTAAGGCCTCTGCTACTCTTTCCTTATCAGCACTTCCTCCAACATCGAGAAAATTAGCTGGTTCTGCACCATAAAGCTTAATAATATCCATAGTGGCCATTGCTAGACCAGCCCCATTAACCATACATCCAATATTGCCATTCATTCTAACATAACTTAAATCAGCTTTTGTAGCTCTTAATTCTAGCTGGTCTTCCTCATCTTCATCACGCATTTCTTGAATTAATGGCTGCCTAAACAAAGCACTATCATCAAAGTTTATTTTAGCATCAAGTGCTATTAGTTTATCGTCCAAAGTAATAATTAGAGGATTAATTTCAACTTGAGTAGCATCAGTATTAATTAGCATGCTATAAACTGCACTCATTATTTTAGCCATTTGTTTTGCTAAATCTCCTGTAAGGCCAAGCTGAAAAATAATTTTACGACTATGAAATGGTTGTATACCAGTTAAAATATTTATCTTAACTTTGATGATTTTATCTGGATTAGTATGAGCTACTTCTTCAATATTGATTCCTCCTTCAGAAGATGCCATAAAAGTAATACAATGATTTGACCGATCTATCACTGCTCCTAAGTATAGCTCTAGCTTAATCTTAGCAGCAGATTCAATATATATTCTTTGCACTTTTTGTCCTTTAGGACCAGTTTGTGGAGTTACTAAATTCATTCCCCACATATTCTTTGCTAAGTTTTTTGCTTCATTTTTATCATTTGATATTTTAATGCCGCCACCTATTTTTCTACCGCCTGCATGTATTTGAGCTTTTATAACAAATGTATCAGTAGCTAGTGAGTCAATTGCGTAATCAATATCTTCATACTTTAGTATTGCAATTCCAGGCTGAATTGGAACATTGTATTTACTAAGAATTTCCTTTGCCTGATATTCATGTATATTCATTACTTAATCCTATAAATCATTTTAGTGTTAAATATAATTTATTACTTGAATGTAACTTAAAAAATATAATTTGCAATATTTATTATTTTAGAACTAATGGAATAGCTACCCATGCCATATTCCATAATCATTCTTTTTAATATAGCAGATTTATCTAGTAACCCTAAGCTGATTTTACGTGCTGTAGCAAGCAAAGGTAAATTATTAGAAAATAGTCTATTGAGATTATCAGTAAGTAAATACATTGTGTAATTATCCAAGGATCTATCTCTTTGATAAAGTTTAAATTCATTACTTGTCATCTCTAGTCCTAATGATTTTCTTGAGTGTACTATATCAGTCAAGCTATCAATATCTTTTATGCTTTGATTTAACCCTTGTCCAGCTAAAGGATGAATCATATGAGCAGTATCTCCGACTAATACAACGTTATTATGATAATATTGTTTTGCGATTTTAGCTTTTAATGGATATAATACCGGATTCGTAATAATTTCAATTTTTCCAAGAGACCATCCAAATTTATCTTGAACATAATTGGTTAGAGATTTTTTATCCATTTGAGCATATAATGTTGCTAGATTGCTCTTTTCTACCCATACTATTGAAGATACCTGCTGATCAGCTAAAGGTAAAGTAGCAAACGGACCATTAGGCAAAAAATGCTCAACAGCAGTTCCAAGGTGTTGTTTTTGGTGTCTTACGTTAAAAACTATTGCAGATTGATGATACTCTTTATTAATAAAATATTCGAAATATTGTTTTCTAGCAATTGAATTGCAGCCATCGCAAACAATTAAGAGCTCGCAATTGATTTTACTACTAGTATTAATATCAATTGTAGTGATGTTCGAATTATCTTTTGAGTTAAATATCTTATTGGTTAAGTAAATTGTAGTGCTATGTTGATGTGAATCAATCGATACATAAGAGGTATTATCAATTACATTAATCAAAGGATTATTTTGAACAAGTTCTATTAATTTGACATATAAGTTACTGTTTTCAATCATATACCCAATACTATCAAAGTCTGATTTACTGGCATTTAGATGTACCATCATTGTTGATTTGTTATCAACGACATAGACTTCATTAATATTAGAGGTATATGGCTCAATATCTTTCCAAATATTAAAGTTCTTAAAAATTGATTTTGAGCGTTGAGTTAAAGCTGTTGTTCTAGTATCTAAATAGTTTGTATTTGAAAGATTTTTTTTTTCAATGATTGTAGATTTAATATTGTAACTTGCTAGACCTAGTGCAGTTATCATGCCATTGAAACCACAGCCTAATATAATTATTTCCTCTTTCTTCATTAAGTTGCCTATTTGCCAAATATGAACACAGTAATTAATTAAGATATACTTTGTAAACTAAATTTAAAAGCTGTAATTATACGATCCAGAGAAATAGTTAGAATAAGTAGTATTTATTATAGTTTATCAACTTTAAGCTAATTTTAGGCAAATATAAAGATAATATTACATAAACTAAAATGGCTGGGACGGGTGGGATCGAACCACCGCATGACGATACCAAAAACCGTTGCCTTACCGCTTGGCTACGTCCCAATTTATTGCAAGGTAAAGTACCACAAATTAATATTAAATACTATAATTTTTGTTAATTGAATAACAAATTTATTATTAATTATGCTTCTTCAGTAACTACTGCAGTATCTAACTTTGATTTATTATCTGATGAAGAAAGGTTTTTTACAATAGTATCCAGTTCCACTTGATTACATAGGCCTAATAATACAGGATCACGTGCATGGATATCTTTCATATTCCAATGCGTCTTTTCTCGAATTGCTTTAATAGTGGTTTTAGTAGTACCAACTAGCTTAATAATTTGATAATCTTGAATATCTGGATAAGTCCTTAATAACCAGTATATTGCATCAGGTTTATCATGTCTTCTGGCAATCGGAGTATATCTAGTTACTCTTTTTACTTTTTTGTTACCTAATAAGCAATCAGTATCATCCTTATGAAGCTGTAGTATAGCACTTGAATTGTTGCTACATCTATCAATTTCTTTCTGAGTTAGTTGATTAGTTAAAATTGGATTTATTGGTTTTATTCCTTGTGCTACTTCACCATTTGCAATGTTTTTGATTTCCAACTCATGCATACCACAAAATTCTGCAATTTGCTTAAATGTTAGAGCTGTGTTATCGATTAACCAAATTGCAGTAGCAATTGGCATTATCGGTTTTTTTTTGTTTTGATCCATAATTTATATAACTTATAAACCGTTTACATTCTTGAGCTATTATAAACATATTTACTAATGCTCAAACTTTTTCTAATTTATAAAAAAAATACATTTTTTCCTAATAAATGTCAATAAAACCATTAATTCAATGTCTTACAGCTTTAGCCATTTTAATAATTACAGTATCATTACCTATTTTATCAGAATAAAAATAATCATATACATCAATAGTGCATATACTAGATAATGTTTGCTGAGTTATAATTGATTTACATTTATCTATAGCATTATTAATTTCAGTTCCAGTACTACTAATTTCTAAATAAATATTATCTGAAATATGAAACTGTGCATCTTTTCTCGCTTTTTGAATTAACCTAATTAAATCACGAGCAATGCCTTCAAGATATAACTCATTAGTGATACTAAGATCTAGCATAATTATTCCATCATTACCTATCGCTTTAGCTCCATTGCTTGTTTTAGGTTCAGCTATTAGTGAATACTCTTCTGGTAAAAGATCTATGTTTCCCAATTTAACTGTTCCATCATCTAGCTTTTGCCAATTGTTAGCTTTATTAGCTTGTATTACTGATTTAATCTGCTCAGGTATTCTTTTTCCTAAAAGAGGAAAATTTAGTACTAGCTTAAAATTAATGTAATCATTTGTATTTTCGTAATATAAAATGTTTTTTACATTAACTTCCTCTTTGATTAAATAATCAAATTTCTGAAACTGACTAGCCTTAGAATGAATAATAGACAAATACTGTAAAGGTTGGCGTATTCTAATATTTTCTGTATTTCTAATATAAAGAGCAGCACTGCATATTGTAATAATTTGATCCATTACAGTTACTAAATGATCATCAATTTCAATATCATTAACATTTGGAAATTCTACCAAATGAACACTTATGCTTCCATCTCTTTTATTGCCATGTAGACCTAGATATATTTCTTCACAAAGCATCGGTAGAAAAGGGGAGGCGGCTCTGACTATATAGTTTAAGCAGGTATACAAAACATTATATGCTAATTTTTTGTCACCATCTTTTTCATTTTTCCAAAACCTTTGTCTGCTACGACGAATATACCAATTATTCATTACATCAATAAAACTACTAAATACAGAACAGGCAGTAACACTGTTAAACGTCGCCAATGCTTGATCTATTTTTTGTACAGCAATCTTTAGTTTTGATAAAATAAACTTATCTAGCACATTTTCTGAATAAGTAATACATTCTCCTTGTATATTATCTGCATTAGCATATATAGAGAAGAAATGATAAGCATTCCATAATGGCTTCAAGTGTAATCGTAAACTATCAAATACCATTTGTTCATCCTTATCAATTAGTAACTCTTGACCTCGAGTTACTCCAGATGATAGCATCACAAATCTTAATGCATCAGCTCCATATTTATTAAATAATTCTAAAGGATCAACATAATTGTTAAGACGTTTAGATAATTTTTGTCTATTTTCATCCAAAATAACACCATGGCATATGCAATTTAAAAACGGAACACGATCAAACAATGCTGTTGATAGAACTAAAAGAGTATAAAACCATCCACGAGTTTGAGCTGCATATTCTACAATAAAGTCAGAAGGGAAGTGTGTTTCAAACCATTCTTTGTTTTCAAATGGATAATGTACCTGAGCATAAGGCATTGAACCACTTTCAAACCAACAGTCAAAAACATCATCAACTCGTTTCATAATTGATTGTCCAGTCGGATCATCTGGATTTACTCTAGTAAGCTGATCTATGAATGGACGATGTAGGTTATCAATTTTAACTCCAAAATCTTTTTCTAATTCAGCAATTGATCCATAAACATCAATTCTAGGATAATTATTATCACTAGAAATCCAGATTGGAATAGGTGTGCCCCAGAATCTATTACGACTTATTGACCAATCACGAGCATTCTCTATCCATTTACCAAACAGCCCATCTTTAACGTTTTCAGGAATCCAATTGATTTGTTGATTTAATTGCACCATTCTTTCTTTAAATGCGCTAACTTTTACATACCAAGATGATACGGCTTTATATATTAATGCTGTATCAGTACGCCAGCAATGAGGGTAGTTATGTATATGTTGTTCAGTTTTAATCCAATTACCTTGTGCTTTAAGGTAATTAATAATCTTATCATTAGCATCAAATACTTGCATACCAAAGAAATCAGTCACTTCTTTTGTAAATTTGCCTGCATTATCTACTGGGCACACTAACTCTATGTTGTGTTGCTGACATAACAACTGGTCATCTTCTCCAAAACCAGGTGCCATATGTACTATTCCAGTACCTGCTTCTTCTGTAATAAAATCTCCGCATAAAATTTTAAATGCATTTTGCTTATTAGAAAAATAGTCAAATAATGGTTGGTAATGAATACCTTCAAGTTCTTCACCTTTAAATGATACATAGATATCTTGCTTTTCTGAAGTTAAATTAAGAGATTTAATATAATTTTTTAAAGCGAATTTTCCTAATATATAGCATATATTTTTATTCTGTGATGGTATTGCTATATAATCAATGTCTTTTTTTACTGCAAGTGCAAGATTTGATGGCAACGTCCATGGAGTTGTAGTCCAGGCTAACACTCTATATTCTTGAAATCCTGGAGGAGCAGATTTTGGTTTTTCACGCAAAATAAAACCAACTGTTACTGCTTTGTCCTCTCGTTCACGATATGAATTATCTAGCTTAGTCTCAAAGTTTGACAAAGCTGTTTCACAAGCCCAGGAGTATGGGACAACACGCATAGATTGGTAAATTAGACCCTTATTATATAGTTGTTTAAAAGCCCATAATACTGATTCCATAAAACTCAAATCCATTGTTTTATAGGAATTATCAAAATCTACCCATCTTGCTTGACGCTCTACATATTCCTTCCAATAACTTGCGTATTTCATTACTGAAGAGCTGCAATATTCATTGAACTTATCAATACCTAAATTAGTAATTGCTATACGACCAGAAATACCAAGTTCCTTTTCTGCGGCCATTTCTGCTGGCAATCCATGGCAATCCCAACCAAATTTTCTCTCAACTCTTTTCCCTTTAATTGTTTGATATCTAGCATATGTATCTTTGATAAACCCAGTTAGCAAGTGCCCATAATGAGGCAATCCATTAGCAAACGGTGGGCCATCATAAAAAATAAATTCATTACTTTTTTCTCCAGATTTAGCAGCATGCCAATCAACAGATTTAATAAAAATATTATATTTTTTCCAATAATGTAAAATGTCTTTTTCTATAGATGGTAAAGAGAGAGATGCATCTACTTCTGGATAATATCTGCTGTGCTGCGTAGCCATTTCTGAATCCTGTAATATAAAATATATTTCTTAATCTTAAAGAAAAAATCTTACTATTGGTATATCATCTAATTTTATAGACTTGATTTTCTGCTTTAATTTAGCTGCATTGAGAATTTTTTCAATAACTTTAGTAATAAAGTAATCTGTTTTATGATAGTCATTTGAACTATCTGTAATGTAATATGCAATACTTGGTAAGTACGCTGTCATTAATAAAGCACGTTTAGTGTAATAGTTGAAATCCATTGATTTATCATTAGCATAGTGCCATATTTTATTGCAAGTAGCCCAACTATTTGTTATAGCAGTAGAATAATTATTTGGCATAGCATAAAAAAAACATAGTTTTGATGCAACTTCTTGTGGCACCAATTTAATACGATATTGTAAAGCTGTAATAATTTTTTGATGAGTTCGAACTGGGTCTTTAATTGACTTTAGTTGATTCATCATTAGGTTGTCAAAAAACTTTTCCAAGTTAGATGATACCTCTTTTAGTCCATTTGGGAACAATATTTCCCAATAATGGCTAACTAAACCAGCGTTTTCAGATGCTAAAGATAATGCTTCTATATTTAAGCCTAGTTCTGGAATTAGATTTACCAATTGTTCTAAAATTAGCCTTTTTTTCTTATCCATATCAATGATTAATGTTTACAATTATTGACTTTAACAGATTTTGATTATATACTTTGACCCCAAATAATACAATTAAATATTAAGTAAAATTACTAATTAGAGCTTATATTTACTAATAATCAAGAATAAGCATATTTTATATATTTTAAGGATTAAGGAGTAATGAAATTGTGATTCATGTGCCAGTTAATGCGAATAATAGTGAGTTGGCTATTAGAAGTCTAAAAAAGAAAATGCAGAGGGAGCTTGTTTTTCGTTCAATGAAAATGTCTCGCTTTTATGAGCCTCCTTCAGTAAAGAGAGTAAGAAAAAAGCAAGAATCAGAGCGTAGGCACAGAAAGGAGAGGGCGATGAGGCGCCGAATGATGGAAGAATAGTAAATCATAATTAATTCAAGAATTTATCTTAAATTAATTCATCAGTTAATAGTTGCCATTGAGCTTGCTTATTCTTATTTTGTTGTTTTTGCTTAAAGTAACTTGGCAAATATCCATCTTGTTTAAGCCTATGATAATAATTATTCATGTAATCTATCAATTTGTTGTCATTTTCCTTAAATATTATTAGTGTTCTTTCAAATTGTTGAAAATAACTTATATTGTTATCATAGTTAGCATTACAGCAGTTGTAGCTTAA
This genomic interval from Orientia tsutsugamushi contains the following:
- the ileS gene encoding isoleucine--tRNA ligase encodes the protein MATQHSRYYPEVDASLSLPSIEKDILHYWKKYNIFIKSVDWHAAKSGEKSNEFIFYDGPPFANGLPHYGHLLTGFIKDTYARYQTIKGKRVERKFGWDCHGLPAEMAAEKELGISGRIAITNLGIDKFNEYCSSSVMKYASYWKEYVERQARWVDFDNSYKTMDLSFMESVLWAFKQLYNKGLIYQSMRVVPYSWACETALSNFETKLDNSYREREDKAVTVGFILREKPKSAPPGFQEYRVLAWTTTPWTLPSNLALAVKKDIDYIAIPSQNKNICYILGKFALKNYIKSLNLTSEKQDIYVSFKGEELEGIHYQPLFDYFSNKQNAFKILCGDFITEEAGTGIVHMAPGFGEDDQLLCQQHNIELVCPVDNAGKFTKEVTDFFGMQVFDANDKIINYLKAQGNWIKTEQHIHNYPHCWRTDTALIYKAVSSWYVKVSAFKERMVQLNQQINWIPENVKDGLFGKWIENARDWSISRNRFWGTPIPIWISSDNNYPRIDVYGSIAELEKDFGVKIDNLHRPFIDQLTRVNPDDPTGQSIMKRVDDVFDCWFESGSMPYAQVHYPFENKEWFETHFPSDFIVEYAAQTRGWFYTLLVLSTALFDRVPFLNCICHGVILDENRQKLSKRLNNYVDPLELFNKYGADALRFVMLSSGVTRGQELLIDKDEQMVFDSLRLHLKPLWNAYHFFSIYANADNIQGECITYSENVLDKFILSKLKIAVQKIDQALATFNSVTACSVFSSFIDVMNNWYIRRSRQRFWKNEKDGDKKLAYNVLYTCLNYIVRAASPFLPMLCEEIYLGLHGNKRDGSISVHLVEFPNVNDIEIDDHLVTVMDQIITICSAALYIRNTENIRIRQPLQYLSIIHSKASQFQKFDYLIKEEVNVKNILYYENTNDYINFKLVLNFPLLGKRIPEQIKSVIQANKANNWQKLDDGTVKLGNIDLLPEEYSLIAEPKTSNGAKAIGNDGIIMLDLSITNELYLEGIARDLIRLIQKARKDAQFHISDNIYLEISSTGTEINNAIDKCKSIITQQTLSSICTIDVYDYFYSDKIGNDTVIIKMAKAVRH
- a CDS encoding COQ9 family protein; this encodes MDKKKRLILEQLVNLIPELGLNIEALSLASENAGLVSHYWEILFPNGLKEVSSNLEKFFDNLMMNQLKSIKDPVRTHQKIITALQYRIKLVPQEVASKLCFFYAMPNNYSTAITNSWATCNKIWHYANDKSMDFNYYTKRALLMTAYLPSIAYYITDSSNDYHKTDYFITKVIEKILNAAKLKQKIKSIKLDDIPIVRFFL
- the rpsU gene encoding 30S ribosomal protein S21, translated to MIHVPVNANNSELAIRSLKKKMQRELVFRSMKMSRFYEPPSVKRVRKKQESERRHRKERAMRRRMMEE